One segment of Tenrec ecaudatus isolate mTenEca1 chromosome 1, mTenEca1.hap1, whole genome shotgun sequence DNA contains the following:
- the ZFP69 gene encoding zinc finger protein 69 homolog isoform X1, producing the protein MSCWQFPHQKQIHPTLPPGLRPEKPPGVGLHHATTAPDHLALGGQHLGEAAPRPQKTKKGVPPREDFTTMLQGEALLSQDADVNQRESLQEALTAESKGLFTFKDISVDFTQEEWGQLAPTHRNLYREVMLENYGNLVSVAGWRFSKPSVIAQLEKGEAPWPTEKEGPGDVNSELNCETDINDSTTKAHIPEEPLHRGITMERLMRDNNIYSTLRKASSSDSEIKRQETYGRELRQAILMNKNSSQKTNKFVENIVSSNVIMDERHYKCDTPKRRKYNLDLINHPTDYMKTKTFQCDICKKIFKQPIHLTEHMRIHTGEKPFRCKECGRAFSQSASLNTHQRIHTGEKPYECVECGKAFRHRSSLNQHHRTHTGEKPYVCDKCQKAFSQNVSLIQHLRTHSGEKPFTCNECGKTFRQIRHLSEHLRIHTGEKPYACTACCKTFSHRAYLTHHQRIHTGEKPYKCKECGKSFRQRIHLSNHKTVHTGVKAYECTRCGKAYRHDSSFKKHQRHHTGEKPYECNECGKAFSYNSSLSRHHEIHRRNSLSK; encoded by the exons ATGAGCTGCTGGCAGTTTCCTCATCAGAAGCAGATACACCCCACTCTGCCTCCTGGGCTGAGACCAGAGAAGCCCCCTGGAGTGGGGCTTCATCATGCCACAACAGCTCCTGATCACCTTGCCCTAGGAGGCCAGCACCTCGGTGAAGCTGCACCGAGACCACAGAAGACCAAGAAGGGGGTGCCCCCGCGGGAGGATTTCACTACAATGCTCCAGGGAGAAG CTCTGCTCTCTCAGGATGCTGATGTTAACCAGAGAGAAAGCTTACAAGAGGCTCTAACCGCAGAATCCAAG GGTCTGTTCACCTTCAAAGACATATCTGTGGACTTCACCCAGGAGGAATGGGGGCAGCTAGCCCCTACTCACCGGAATCTGTACCGGgaggtgatgttggagaactatggGAACCTGGTCTCAGTGG cAGGGTGGCGCTTTTCCAAACCTAGTGTGATTGCCCAGTTGGAGAAAGGAGAAGCACCATGGCCAACAGAGAAAGAAGGTCCAGGAGACGTTAATTCAG aaTTGAATTGTGAAACAGACATCAATGATTCAACCACAAAGGCTCACATTCCAGAGGAACCGCTCCATCGTGGCATTACAATGgaaaggctcatgagggataaTAACATTTATTCCACATTGAGAAAAGCCTCCAGTTCTGATAGTgagataaaaagacaagaaacctATGGGAGAGAACTGAGACAAGCTATTTTGATGAACAAGAATAGCAGCCAAAAAACTAACAAATTTGTGGAAAATATAGTGAGTTCAAATGTTATCATGGATGAGAGACACTATAAATGTGACACGCCGAAGAGGAGAAAATATAATTTAGATTTGATTAATCACCCAACAGACTATATGAAAACAAAAACCTTTCAATGTGACATATGCAAAAAAATCTTCAAGCAACCCATTCACCTTACAGAACACATGAGGATTCATACTGGTGAGAAACCTTTCAGATGTAAGGAGTGTGGAAGGGCTTTTAGCCAAAGTGCATCCCTTAATACACACCAGAGAATCCATACGGGTGAGAAACCCTATGAGTGTGTGGAGTGTGGCAAAGCCTTCAGGCATCGCTCATCTCTTAATCAGCATCATAgaactcatactggggagaaGCCGTACGTATGTGATAAATGTcagaaagctttcagccagaacgTTAGCTTGATCCAGCATTTGAGAACTCATTCTGGAGAAAAACCCTTTACATGCAATGAATGTGGGAAAACCTTTCGACAGATTCGACACCTCAGTGAACATCtaagaattcatactggagagaagccctATGCATGTACTGCATGTTGTAAAACCTTTAGCCATAGAGCATATCTCACACATCACCAAAGAATccatactggggagaaaccctataaatgtaaggaatgtgggaaatccTTTAGGCAGAGGATACACCTTAGTAACCATAAAACTGTTCATACAGGAGTGAAAGCATATGAATGCACTCGATGTGGGAAAGCCTATAGGCATGATTCATCCTTTAAGAAGCATCAGAGACATCACACTGGAGAAAAACCCTACGAAtgtaatgaatgtggaaaagcctttagctATAATTCATCACTTAGTCGACACCATGAAATCCACAGGAGGAACTCCCTTTCCAAATAA
- the ZFP69 gene encoding zinc finger protein 69 homolog isoform X2, whose translation MSCWQFPHQKQIHPTLPPGLRPEKPPGVGLHHATTAPDHLALGGQHLGEAAPRPQKTKKGVPPREDFTTMLQGEALLSQDADVNQRESLQEALTAESKGLFTFKDISVDFTQEEWGQLAPTHRNLYREVMLENYGNLVSVGWRFSKPSVIAQLEKGEAPWPTEKEGPGDVNSELNCETDINDSTTKAHIPEEPLHRGITMERLMRDNNIYSTLRKASSSDSEIKRQETYGRELRQAILMNKNSSQKTNKFVENIVSSNVIMDERHYKCDTPKRRKYNLDLINHPTDYMKTKTFQCDICKKIFKQPIHLTEHMRIHTGEKPFRCKECGRAFSQSASLNTHQRIHTGEKPYECVECGKAFRHRSSLNQHHRTHTGEKPYVCDKCQKAFSQNVSLIQHLRTHSGEKPFTCNECGKTFRQIRHLSEHLRIHTGEKPYACTACCKTFSHRAYLTHHQRIHTGEKPYKCKECGKSFRQRIHLSNHKTVHTGVKAYECTRCGKAYRHDSSFKKHQRHHTGEKPYECNECGKAFSYNSSLSRHHEIHRRNSLSK comes from the exons ATGAGCTGCTGGCAGTTTCCTCATCAGAAGCAGATACACCCCACTCTGCCTCCTGGGCTGAGACCAGAGAAGCCCCCTGGAGTGGGGCTTCATCATGCCACAACAGCTCCTGATCACCTTGCCCTAGGAGGCCAGCACCTCGGTGAAGCTGCACCGAGACCACAGAAGACCAAGAAGGGGGTGCCCCCGCGGGAGGATTTCACTACAATGCTCCAGGGAGAAG CTCTGCTCTCTCAGGATGCTGATGTTAACCAGAGAGAAAGCTTACAAGAGGCTCTAACCGCAGAATCCAAG GGTCTGTTCACCTTCAAAGACATATCTGTGGACTTCACCCAGGAGGAATGGGGGCAGCTAGCCCCTACTCACCGGAATCTGTACCGGgaggtgatgttggagaactatggGAACCTGGTCTCAGTGG GGTGGCGCTTTTCCAAACCTAGTGTGATTGCCCAGTTGGAGAAAGGAGAAGCACCATGGCCAACAGAGAAAGAAGGTCCAGGAGACGTTAATTCAG aaTTGAATTGTGAAACAGACATCAATGATTCAACCACAAAGGCTCACATTCCAGAGGAACCGCTCCATCGTGGCATTACAATGgaaaggctcatgagggataaTAACATTTATTCCACATTGAGAAAAGCCTCCAGTTCTGATAGTgagataaaaagacaagaaacctATGGGAGAGAACTGAGACAAGCTATTTTGATGAACAAGAATAGCAGCCAAAAAACTAACAAATTTGTGGAAAATATAGTGAGTTCAAATGTTATCATGGATGAGAGACACTATAAATGTGACACGCCGAAGAGGAGAAAATATAATTTAGATTTGATTAATCACCCAACAGACTATATGAAAACAAAAACCTTTCAATGTGACATATGCAAAAAAATCTTCAAGCAACCCATTCACCTTACAGAACACATGAGGATTCATACTGGTGAGAAACCTTTCAGATGTAAGGAGTGTGGAAGGGCTTTTAGCCAAAGTGCATCCCTTAATACACACCAGAGAATCCATACGGGTGAGAAACCCTATGAGTGTGTGGAGTGTGGCAAAGCCTTCAGGCATCGCTCATCTCTTAATCAGCATCATAgaactcatactggggagaaGCCGTACGTATGTGATAAATGTcagaaagctttcagccagaacgTTAGCTTGATCCAGCATTTGAGAACTCATTCTGGAGAAAAACCCTTTACATGCAATGAATGTGGGAAAACCTTTCGACAGATTCGACACCTCAGTGAACATCtaagaattcatactggagagaagccctATGCATGTACTGCATGTTGTAAAACCTTTAGCCATAGAGCATATCTCACACATCACCAAAGAATccatactggggagaaaccctataaatgtaaggaatgtgggaaatccTTTAGGCAGAGGATACACCTTAGTAACCATAAAACTGTTCATACAGGAGTGAAAGCATATGAATGCACTCGATGTGGGAAAGCCTATAGGCATGATTCATCCTTTAAGAAGCATCAGAGACATCACACTGGAGAAAAACCCTACGAAtgtaatgaatgtggaaaagcctttagctATAATTCATCACTTAGTCGACACCATGAAATCCACAGGAGGAACTCCCTTTCCAAATAA
- the ZFP69 gene encoding zinc finger protein 69 homolog isoform X3 encodes MSCWQFPHQKQIHPTLPPGLRPEKPPGVGLHHATTAPDHLALGGQHLGEAAPRPQKTKKGVPPREDFTTMLQGEALLSQDADVNQRESLQEALTAESKGLFTFKDISVDFTQEEWGQLAPTHRNLYREVMLENYGNLVSVAGWRFSKPSVIAQLEKGEAPWPTEKEGPGDVNSVS; translated from the exons ATGAGCTGCTGGCAGTTTCCTCATCAGAAGCAGATACACCCCACTCTGCCTCCTGGGCTGAGACCAGAGAAGCCCCCTGGAGTGGGGCTTCATCATGCCACAACAGCTCCTGATCACCTTGCCCTAGGAGGCCAGCACCTCGGTGAAGCTGCACCGAGACCACAGAAGACCAAGAAGGGGGTGCCCCCGCGGGAGGATTTCACTACAATGCTCCAGGGAGAAG CTCTGCTCTCTCAGGATGCTGATGTTAACCAGAGAGAAAGCTTACAAGAGGCTCTAACCGCAGAATCCAAG GGTCTGTTCACCTTCAAAGACATATCTGTGGACTTCACCCAGGAGGAATGGGGGCAGCTAGCCCCTACTCACCGGAATCTGTACCGGgaggtgatgttggagaactatggGAACCTGGTCTCAGTGG cAGGGTGGCGCTTTTCCAAACCTAGTGTGATTGCCCAGTTGGAGAAAGGAGAAGCACCATGGCCAACAGAGAAAGAAGGTCCAGGAGACGTTAATTCAG TGTCTTAA
- the ZFP69 gene encoding zinc finger protein 69 homolog isoform X4 — MSCWQFPHQKQIHPTLPPGLRPEKPPGVGLHHATTAPDHLALGGQHLGEAAPRPQKTKKGVPPREDFTTMLQGEALLSQDADVNQRESLQEALTAESKGLFTFKDISVDFTQEEWGQLAPTHRNLYREVMLENYGNLVSVGWRFSKPSVIAQLEKGEAPWPTEKEGPGDVNSVS; from the exons ATGAGCTGCTGGCAGTTTCCTCATCAGAAGCAGATACACCCCACTCTGCCTCCTGGGCTGAGACCAGAGAAGCCCCCTGGAGTGGGGCTTCATCATGCCACAACAGCTCCTGATCACCTTGCCCTAGGAGGCCAGCACCTCGGTGAAGCTGCACCGAGACCACAGAAGACCAAGAAGGGGGTGCCCCCGCGGGAGGATTTCACTACAATGCTCCAGGGAGAAG CTCTGCTCTCTCAGGATGCTGATGTTAACCAGAGAGAAAGCTTACAAGAGGCTCTAACCGCAGAATCCAAG GGTCTGTTCACCTTCAAAGACATATCTGTGGACTTCACCCAGGAGGAATGGGGGCAGCTAGCCCCTACTCACCGGAATCTGTACCGGgaggtgatgttggagaactatggGAACCTGGTCTCAGTGG GGTGGCGCTTTTCCAAACCTAGTGTGATTGCCCAGTTGGAGAAAGGAGAAGCACCATGGCCAACAGAGAAAGAAGGTCCAGGAGACGTTAATTCAG TGTCTTAA